In Triticum urartu cultivar G1812 chromosome 6, Tu2.1, whole genome shotgun sequence, the following proteins share a genomic window:
- the LOC125514664 gene encoding glycine cleavage system H protein, mitochondrial isoform X1, which produces MALRLWASSAANALKISSSGARAAAPAYSISRYFSTVIDGLKYTSSHEWVKNDGSVATIGISDHAQGHLGEVVFVELPEAGTKVSQGGAFGNVESVKATSDVNSPISGEVVEVNSKLSETPGLVRTANTSPPSISNPFSLSRPCSDPNELCCCDCAVAWQINSSPYEEGWMIKVKPSSPAELEGLLDSAKYTKHCEEEDAH; this is translated from the exons ATGGCTCTGAGGCTGTGGGCGAGCTCAGCTGCCAATGCCCTCAAGATTTCAAGCAGCGGCGCCAGGGCTGCTGCCCCGGCCTATTCGATCTCCAGATACTTCTCCACTG TTATTGATGGCTTGAAGTACACTTCCTCCCACGAGTGGGTCAAGAACGACGGCTCCGTGGCCACGATTGGCATCAGTGACCACGCCCAG GGCCATCTCGGGGAGGTGGTGTTCGTGGAGCTGCCGGAGGCCGGCACGAAGGTGAGCCAGGGCGGAGCCTTCGGCAACGTGGAGAGTGTGAAGGCCACCAGCGACGTCAACTCGCCCATCTCCGGCGAGGTCGTCGAGGTCAACTCAAAGCTGTCCGAGACCCCCGGCCTGGTGCGCACAGCAAACACCTCGCCTCCGTCGATTAGCAATCCTTTCAGTCTTTCACGTCCGTGTAGCGATCCTAATGAACTGTGTTGTTGCGATTGCGCCGTGGCCTGGCAGATCAACTCGAGCCCGTACGAGGAGGGGTGGATGATCAAGGTGAAGCCGAGCAGCCCGGCGGAGCTGGAGGGCCTGCTGGACTCGGCCAAGTACACCAAGCACTGCGAGGAGGAGGACGCCCACTAG
- the LOC125514664 gene encoding glycine cleavage system H protein, mitochondrial isoform X2, with protein MALRLWASSAANALKISSSGARAAAPAYSISRYFSTVIDGLKYTSSHEWVKNDGSVATIGISDHAQGHLGEVVFVELPEAGTKVSQGGAFGNVESVKATSDVNSPISGEVVEVNSKLSETPGLINSSPYEEGWMIKVKPSSPAELEGLLDSAKYTKHCEEEDAH; from the exons ATGGCTCTGAGGCTGTGGGCGAGCTCAGCTGCCAATGCCCTCAAGATTTCAAGCAGCGGCGCCAGGGCTGCTGCCCCGGCCTATTCGATCTCCAGATACTTCTCCACTG TTATTGATGGCTTGAAGTACACTTCCTCCCACGAGTGGGTCAAGAACGACGGCTCCGTGGCCACGATTGGCATCAGTGACCACGCCCAG GGCCATCTCGGGGAGGTGGTGTTCGTGGAGCTGCCGGAGGCCGGCACGAAGGTGAGCCAGGGCGGAGCCTTCGGCAACGTGGAGAGTGTGAAGGCCACCAGCGACGTCAACTCGCCCATCTCCGGCGAGGTCGTCGAGGTCAACTCAAAGCTGTCCGAGACCCCCGGCCTG ATCAACTCGAGCCCGTACGAGGAGGGGTGGATGATCAAGGTGAAGCCGAGCAGCCCGGCGGAGCTGGAGGGCCTGCTGGACTCGGCCAAGTACACCAAGCACTGCGAGGAGGAGGACGCCCACTAG